From Myxocyprinus asiaticus isolate MX2 ecotype Aquarium Trade chromosome 10, UBuf_Myxa_2, whole genome shotgun sequence, the proteins below share one genomic window:
- the LOC127446781 gene encoding beta-galactoside alpha-2,6-sialyltransferase 2-like isoform X2, with product MKSSLKQWRRLALGLMLLWVLVFLALLSYFMESRVDESHAVGALSHTDTRRLTSLQGNTRTIIATHLGLATSSTPPASSNIQQEKNQNENPSPDPQPSTLNQDTYRYADHQSLAAWSTFGTQDVGSRSGAVSRNRERQEYNQDSPQRDENDEVVGGEDDDDEEGEEDRRRTTKWAVGNRRDNSDPDEFYVPRSKSVVHGLWRGSLSVGMLSPHLQKAIKDYLNNNKHGVAYRGHRKTQQSGQQVLCEMKKRGKVRTLDGAERPFSNLGWKKIVPDFPLNQLYGPGFQTCAVVTSAGAMLRSGHGKEIDSHDAVLRFNTAPTEGYERDVGNKTTIRIINSQILANPKHQFNTSSLYKNVTLVAWDPAPYNLNLNKKNSPGTARSLVSQHLTPRVEPAWPFSVDLSHQQVVLESRLQPVHTIHGIPEALPHSAFLYPASEIHLAVMGCDPG from the exons ATGAAGTCCAGTCTGAAACAGTGGCGACGGCTGGCCCTCGGGCTTATGCTGCTCTGGGTGCTGGTCTTCCTGGCTCTCCTCTCCTACTTTATGGAGTCCCGAGTGGATGAGTCTCACGCTGTGGGTGCTCTCTCCCATACGGACACCCGCCGTCTGACCTCGCTGCAAGGCAACACCCGCACCATTATAGCCACCCATTTGGGGCTCGCCACCTCCTCCACGCCCCCTGCCTCCAGCAACATTCAACAGGAGAAAAACCAGAATGAAAACCCCAGTCCCGATCCCCAGCCTAGTACACTTAACCAGGACACCTATCGCTATGCAGACCACCAGAGCCTGGCGGCCTGGTCAACATTTGGCACCCAAGACGTGGGCTCAAGATCAGGCGCTGTGAGTCGCAACCGTGAAAGACAAGAGTACAATCAGGATTCACCTCAACGGGATGAAAATGATGAGGTGGTAGGAGGGGAAGATGATGATGACGAAGAAGGAGAGGAGGATAGGAGGAGGACAACTAAATGGGCAGTAGGGAATAGGCGCGATAACTCTGACCCAGATGAGTTCTATGTACCGAGATCGAAATCCGTAGTGCATGGACTTTGGAGGGGGAGTTTGTCAGTAGGCATGCTTAGTCCACATCTCCAGAAGGCTATAAAAGActacctgaataataataaacatggTGTGGCCTACAGGGGGCACCGGAAGACCCAACAGAGTGGCCAACAAGTACTGTGTGAGATGAAGAAGAGAGGGAAGGTTAGAACTTTGGATGGGGCTGAGAGGCCTTTCTCCAACTTAGGCTGGAAGAAGATTGTACCTGACTTTCCCTTAAACCAGCTCTATGGGCCAGGCTTCCAGACCTGTGCAGTGGTCACCTCTGCAGGAGCTATGCTCCGCTCTGGACATGGCAAGGAGATTG ACTCCCATGATGCAGTTCTGCGTTTTAATACAGCTCCTACTGAGGGTTATGAAAGAGACGTTGGAAATAAAACCACCATACGCATCATCAACTCTCAG ATCCTGGCTAATCCCAAGCATCAGTTCAACACAAGCTCATTGTATAAGAATGTAACACTGGTGGCGTGGGACCCCGCTCCATATAACCTTAACTTGAACAAA aaaaattctCCAGGTACTGCACGTTCTTTAGTTTCCCAGCATTTGACACCGAGGGtcgaaccagcctggccattctccgttgacctctctcatcaacaag TGGTACTCGAATCCAGATTACAACCTGTTCACACCATACATGGAATACCGGAAGCACTTCCCCACTCAGCCTTTCTATATCCTGCATCCGAAATACATCTGGCAGTTATGGGATGTGATCCAGGGTAA